One Tautonia marina DNA window includes the following coding sequences:
- a CDS encoding ExbD/TolR family protein: MLLQRQVRAPLESAVDLTPMVDVVFQLLIFLMLTYRASAQSEIELPPAVYGTGVEETEAITLTLLPLPGGAVAVFNGMSTDPNDRLDSPDAIREAVAEGVRQGRRRVVLQADGAVPHGEVLRVGSTVAEVEGIILHLGVEDEGQ, from the coding sequence ATGCTCTTGCAACGCCAGGTTCGAGCTCCTCTGGAAAGCGCCGTCGACTTGACCCCGATGGTCGACGTCGTCTTTCAGCTCCTCATCTTCCTGATGCTCACCTACCGCGCCTCGGCCCAGTCCGAAATCGAGCTGCCGCCGGCGGTCTACGGCACGGGGGTTGAGGAAACTGAGGCCATCACCCTGACCCTGCTCCCCTTGCCCGGCGGCGCAGTCGCCGTTTTCAACGGCATGTCCACCGACCCAAACGACCGGCTCGACTCTCCCGACGCCATCCGCGAGGCCGTCGCCGAAGGGGTCCGTCAGGGCCGCCGCCGCGTCGTCCTCCAGGCCGATGGCGCCGTCCCTCACGGCGAGGTCCTCCGCGTCGGCTCCACCGTCGCCGAAGTCGAGGGCATCATCCTTCACCTGGGTGTCGAGGACGAAGGGCAGTAG
- a CDS encoding TetR/AcrR family transcriptional regulator produces MTRLDTVRPPTNATEERLLDAALTLFAQKGYEATSVREIINAVGVTAPVLYYYCSGKDDLFKRLVRWKHDQAYQELGQILGSIEGCADRLRAIARGSFRFCLADLRVPRLMFQTSFGPSIPGISEFMDAIGALRFEIVRQVMLDGLDQKALRGGDAGALALMFCSILDTHLHLLTRIPDARDRLRLELADELVNAFLYGIGTGRRGRVALPPFSLG; encoded by the coding sequence GTGACGAGGCTCGACACGGTCCGCCCCCCGACCAACGCCACCGAGGAACGTCTGCTCGACGCCGCGCTGACCCTCTTCGCCCAGAAAGGTTACGAGGCCACCAGTGTTCGTGAAATCATCAACGCCGTGGGCGTGACCGCTCCGGTTCTCTACTACTACTGTTCCGGGAAAGACGATCTATTCAAACGGCTCGTTCGATGGAAACATGACCAGGCGTATCAAGAACTCGGCCAAATCCTGGGCAGCATCGAGGGCTGTGCCGATCGGCTCCGGGCCATCGCGCGGGGGTCGTTCCGTTTCTGCCTGGCGGATCTCCGCGTCCCTCGATTGATGTTTCAGACGAGCTTCGGCCCGTCCATCCCCGGGATTTCCGAATTCATGGACGCAATCGGTGCCCTGCGGTTCGAGATCGTCCGCCAGGTCATGCTCGACGGCCTCGATCAGAAGGCCTTACGAGGCGGAGACGCCGGCGCACTGGCCTTGATGTTCTGCTCAATTCTGGATACGCATCTTCATCTCTTGACTCGAATCCCCGATGCTCGGGATCGCCTGCGCCTGGAACTGGCCGATGAACTGGTCAACGCGTTCCTTTACGGGATCGGCACAGGCCGTCGAGGGCGTGTGGCCTTGCCTCCGTTCTCGCTCGGTTGA
- a CDS encoding addiction module protein, whose amino-acid sequence MDYQSVLRAVESLPIDDRIRLVQDVWDRLGNQGAELELTEEMKAELDRRVEELDRNPEAGIPWEVVKARALERIRR is encoded by the coding sequence ATGGACTACCAATCCGTTCTCAGGGCCGTCGAGTCATTGCCGATCGATGATCGAATCCGGCTGGTTCAGGACGTCTGGGATCGGCTCGGCAATCAAGGCGCCGAGCTGGAACTGACCGAGGAGATGAAGGCCGAGCTGGATCGACGGGTCGAGGAACTGGACCGCAATCCCGAGGCGGGTATCCCCTGGGAAGTGGTCAAGGCCCGCGCCCTTGAGCGCATCCGGCGATGA
- a CDS encoding MotA/TolQ/ExbB proton channel family protein, whose product MLDISLLLKLIGYSIYVAQALLAVWGTYNAVMVYRGIGKRTLPDDRANQLLEQVGTLVAKTGATKEAIDVCNRPPFWHTTLAQLVAVGLQNLHKGLAKIKLLLVMEFHTQIISSMENRLASVVTAAKLAPLLGLLGTVIGMIGAFGNVGAGERATDPGSQLAASIALGLWTTAVGLIIASPLMLLANDLQGRLRKLRDRTERQLQGFLEFIEVEDARRAADRRSASASASASSGQRPGSGSVRATAPR is encoded by the coding sequence ATGCTTGACATCTCGCTGCTCCTGAAACTCATCGGTTACTCGATCTACGTGGCTCAGGCCCTGCTGGCGGTCTGGGGCACGTATAATGCGGTCATGGTCTACCGGGGCATCGGCAAGCGCACCTTGCCCGACGATCGGGCCAACCAGTTGCTCGAACAGGTCGGCACCCTCGTCGCCAAGACCGGCGCGACGAAGGAAGCCATCGACGTCTGCAACCGGCCCCCATTCTGGCATACCACGTTGGCGCAACTGGTCGCCGTCGGCCTTCAGAATCTTCACAAGGGGCTGGCAAAGATCAAGTTGCTGCTGGTCATGGAATTTCACACCCAGATCATCTCGTCGATGGAGAACCGCCTGGCCTCGGTCGTCACGGCCGCGAAGCTCGCGCCGTTGCTCGGCCTCCTGGGCACGGTCATTGGCATGATTGGGGCCTTCGGCAACGTCGGGGCGGGCGAGCGGGCGACCGACCCCGGCAGCCAGCTGGCCGCCTCGATCGCCCTGGGCCTCTGGACCACGGCCGTCGGCCTGATCATCGCCTCCCCCTTGATGCTGCTGGCCAACGACCTCCAGGGCCGCCTGCGAAAGCTCCGCGACCGAACCGAGCGGCAGCTTCAAGGGTTCCTCGAATTCATCGAGGTCGAAGACGCCCGCCGCGCCGCCGATCGCCGATCCGCGTCGGCGTCGGCCTCGGCCTCGTCCGGCCAGCGGCCCGGTTCCGGCTCCGTCCGAGCCACCGCGCCGCGTTGA
- a CDS encoding PIN domain-containing protein: protein MRRNYVLIDYENVQPESLKGLDAEHFRVLLFVGATQTKVSYEIAEGMQRLGSRAQYVKMAGKGSNALDFHIAFYIGYLAANDPTAFFHIISKDTGFDPLVQHLKTNKVFIVRSKAIESITLVKVANSKTLPDRVAVLVADLKKRGTARPKSVKTLTSTVASVFQKQLKEPELAELIAELQRRGFISLHEAKVSYALPEGDP from the coding sequence GTGCGCAGGAACTATGTCCTCATCGATTATGAGAATGTTCAGCCCGAGTCGTTGAAGGGGCTCGACGCCGAACACTTCAGAGTGCTCCTGTTTGTGGGAGCTACTCAGACGAAGGTGTCGTACGAGATCGCCGAGGGGATGCAGCGTCTCGGGTCACGCGCCCAGTACGTCAAGATGGCGGGCAAGGGGTCGAACGCGCTGGATTTTCACATCGCTTTTTACATCGGTTATCTTGCGGCCAATGATCCCACGGCCTTCTTCCACATCATCTCGAAGGATACGGGATTCGATCCACTGGTCCAGCATCTGAAGACCAACAAGGTTTTCATTGTTCGATCGAAGGCGATTGAAAGCATCACGCTCGTGAAGGTGGCGAACTCGAAGACCCTTCCTGATCGGGTCGCGGTCCTGGTGGCCGACCTGAAGAAGCGAGGCACCGCCAGGCCAAAATCGGTGAAGACGCTGACGAGCACGGTGGCTTCCGTCTTCCAGAAACAACTGAAGGAACCGGAGCTTGCCGAATTGATCGCCGAGTTGCAGCGGCGTGGCTTCATCAGCCTCCACGAGGCGAAGGTTTCCTATGCGTTGCCGGAAGGCGATCCCTGA
- a CDS encoding FG-GAP-like repeat-containing protein encodes MMTPPARRTRALRKRTGGARLGFEGLEERVVLSAMVPADIDGDGRSDFAVYDFSARQGFGTFTVEQSSGGRVQKAFGGAADRPVVGDYDGDGRSDLGVFGFSPVDGFSRFAILPSRGGSAFLQGFGGAADQPVAGDFDGDGITDVAVYGFSPDDQAHRFAVLLSDGPSVQHPNGVIMLPIGEAADVPVVGDFDGDGRDDLGVYGPSGTDGFSRFRVVLSGGPSAEHPTGLIVRPFGGLDDLPAIGDYTGDGRADLAVAGFSPVEGFRRFAILPSEGTSGRSVPFGGFDDRPVPLDTEGDGITDIAVYGFSRFAVLPSSGSGAFAVPMGAAQSIPMPSPAIASVPIGSPGPGPGRPTFQIDWVNRGTATDQFSAAERRVIDRAIEIWEGVILDINRPDNTMRIRFQGGAFSGLDMGDTLGLATVRYDASGPFEATIQLDADGGGRGWYVDPTPADDLEFAGAASPTFLVHGPADQFDLLSTVVHEIGHALGFGIDFANRLGSGLSPWPGGGLIYQGPTGARAVFNDAVDHLDPIEHAYDLLTADAFVGTRAYPTALNLQLLVDAYGYRVFVPPLPLDVRPPRILDARIASLGVGNLIVSVDFDEGIDLTGARDPSRYALLRPQGADFVPVASPFTSATFDVSRLRLRLRLRSGVMPAPGWLLVVPGLGPNAITDLAGNALDGNQDGLSGPDAVVTLRF; translated from the coding sequence ATGATGACGCCCCCTGCGCGACGGACTCGGGCACTCCGGAAACGGACGGGGGGCGCCCGGTTGGGCTTCGAGGGCCTGGAGGAGCGGGTGGTCTTGTCGGCAATGGTGCCGGCGGACATCGACGGAGACGGGCGGTCGGATTTTGCCGTCTATGACTTCAGCGCTCGCCAGGGATTCGGGACGTTCACGGTCGAGCAATCGAGCGGCGGACGGGTGCAGAAGGCCTTCGGGGGGGCGGCCGATCGGCCGGTCGTGGGAGACTACGACGGTGATGGCCGGTCGGACCTGGGGGTGTTCGGGTTCAGTCCGGTCGATGGATTCAGCCGGTTTGCGATCTTGCCGTCGAGGGGGGGATCGGCCTTTCTTCAGGGGTTCGGCGGGGCGGCCGATCAGCCGGTCGCAGGGGATTTTGACGGCGACGGCATCACCGACGTCGCCGTCTACGGGTTCAGCCCCGATGACCAGGCCCACCGCTTCGCCGTCTTGCTCTCCGACGGCCCGAGCGTGCAGCACCCGAACGGCGTGATCATGCTGCCGATCGGAGAGGCCGCCGACGTGCCGGTGGTCGGTGACTTCGACGGCGACGGCCGCGATGACCTCGGCGTTTACGGCCCGAGCGGCACCGACGGCTTCAGCCGGTTCCGGGTCGTGCTGTCCGGCGGCCCGAGCGCCGAGCATCCGACCGGCCTCATCGTGCGGCCGTTTGGCGGGCTCGACGACCTGCCGGCGATCGGCGACTACACCGGCGACGGTCGGGCCGACCTGGCGGTGGCCGGGTTCAGCCCGGTCGAGGGGTTCCGACGGTTCGCAATCTTGCCGTCGGAGGGGACTTCGGGCCGATCGGTTCCCTTCGGGGGCTTCGACGATCGGCCGGTGCCGCTCGACACCGAGGGAGACGGGATCACCGACATCGCCGTTTATGGGTTCAGCCGGTTCGCGGTCTTGCCGTCGAGCGGATCGGGGGCGTTTGCGGTGCCGATGGGCGCGGCGCAGAGCATCCCGATGCCCTCTCCGGCAATTGCTTCGGTGCCGATCGGTTCTCCGGGACCGGGACCGGGCCGGCCGACCTTTCAGATTGACTGGGTGAACCGAGGGACGGCGACCGACCAGTTCTCGGCCGCCGAGCGTCGGGTGATCGACCGCGCGATCGAGATCTGGGAAGGCGTGATCCTCGACATCAACCGGCCCGACAACACGATGCGGATCCGGTTCCAGGGAGGGGCGTTCTCGGGGCTCGACATGGGAGACACGCTCGGCCTGGCCACGGTCCGTTACGACGCGAGCGGCCCGTTCGAGGCAACGATCCAGCTTGACGCCGACGGCGGCGGCCGAGGGTGGTACGTCGATCCGACCCCGGCCGACGACCTCGAATTCGCGGGGGCCGCCTCGCCGACGTTCCTGGTTCACGGGCCTGCGGATCAGTTCGACCTGCTCTCGACGGTCGTCCACGAGATCGGCCATGCGCTCGGCTTCGGCATCGACTTCGCCAACCGCCTGGGGTCCGGTCTGTCTCCCTGGCCCGGGGGTGGTCTGATCTATCAGGGGCCGACCGGCGCTCGGGCCGTCTTCAACGACGCCGTAGACCACCTCGACCCGATCGAGCACGCCTACGACCTGCTGACGGCCGACGCCTTCGTCGGCACCCGCGCGTATCCGACGGCGTTGAACCTGCAACTGCTGGTCGATGCCTACGGCTACCGGGTGTTCGTTCCCCCGTTGCCTCTCGACGTGAGGCCGCCGCGGATCCTCGATGCCCGGATCGCCTCACTCGGGGTCGGCAACCTGATTGTCTCGGTCGATTTCGACGAGGGGATCGACCTGACCGGGGCTCGTGATCCGTCGCGATACGCCCTGCTGCGGCCCCAGGGGGCCGACTTCGTGCCGGTCGCGTCGCCCTTCACCTCGGCCACCTTCGATGTGAGCCGCCTTCGGCTTCGCCTGCGGCTGCGATCGGGCGTCATGCCGGCTCCCGGCTGGCTCCTGGTTGTGCCTGGCCTCGGCCCGAATGCGATCACCGACCTGGCCGGCAACGCGCTGGACGGGAACCAGGACGGATTGTCCGGGCCGGACGCGGTGGTCACGCTCCGGTTCTGA
- a CDS encoding biopolymer transporter ExbD — protein MANWDIFHTDRLEAERSLSTEAVRAAVASGAIRADDLVRPAGSSASWARIGDTPELLPSYGAEEPPSPRTESPKTIRPAAPPPPDDREPILDANVVEDNEDDEVIELAEVAEEFEPLPLDADDTDSDFDDSIPAPPLATDAKADTARAEADADADEQERTVELPPRSPKPPRSSRPEPAPAPPPAAVPRPDTLPPASDASIAAETEDEREADSEFDAEPIPAPDLSDRRAAPIVETSSETLTSAELFGLFDPADEDEEAASFTLAAEPRDEPEEIDLTAMVDVAFQLVLFFLVTATTLYFKTLEIPTPDPEDPDAVAQQMRTLDELLDEYILVEIDPQGRISVDREPIDLAELTDRLRQARADTLRSGMLLMADFTTPHRNAVSAIDSANALGLQIAIAKPSPPQ, from the coding sequence ATGGCCAACTGGGACATCTTCCACACCGACCGCCTCGAAGCCGAGCGAAGCCTCAGCACCGAGGCCGTGCGCGCGGCGGTTGCCTCGGGGGCGATCCGGGCCGATGACCTGGTCCGACCGGCCGGGTCGAGTGCCTCGTGGGCCCGGATCGGCGACACTCCCGAGCTGTTACCCTCCTACGGCGCGGAGGAACCCCCCTCGCCGCGCACCGAGTCGCCGAAGACGATCCGTCCCGCCGCTCCTCCTCCACCCGACGACCGGGAGCCGATCCTCGACGCCAACGTTGTCGAGGACAACGAGGACGACGAGGTGATTGAGCTTGCCGAGGTCGCCGAGGAGTTCGAACCCCTCCCGCTCGACGCCGACGACACCGACTCCGACTTCGACGACTCGATCCCCGCCCCTCCGCTCGCCACCGACGCCAAGGCCGACACCGCCAGGGCCGAGGCTGACGCTGACGCCGATGAGCAGGAACGGACCGTCGAGCTGCCCCCTCGGTCCCCCAAGCCCCCGCGCTCCTCGCGCCCGGAGCCGGCGCCGGCGCCTCCCCCGGCCGCCGTCCCGCGTCCCGACACGCTGCCCCCTGCTTCAGATGCCTCCATCGCTGCCGAAACCGAGGATGAGCGCGAGGCCGATTCCGAGTTCGACGCCGAGCCGATCCCCGCGCCCGATCTCTCCGACCGCCGCGCCGCCCCGATCGTCGAAACCTCGTCCGAAACCCTCACCAGCGCCGAGCTGTTCGGCCTGTTCGACCCGGCCGACGAGGACGAGGAGGCCGCCTCCTTCACCCTCGCTGCCGAGCCTCGGGACGAGCCCGAGGAGATCGACCTGACGGCCATGGTCGACGTCGCCTTTCAGCTCGTCCTGTTCTTCCTCGTCACCGCCACGACCCTCTACTTCAAGACCCTCGAAATCCCGACCCCCGACCCCGAAGATCCCGACGCCGTCGCCCAGCAAATGCGGACGCTCGACGAGCTGCTCGACGAGTACATCCTCGTCGAGATCGACCCCCAGGGGCGCATCTCCGTCGACCGCGAACCGATCGACCTCGCCGAGCTGACCGACCGCCTCCGCCAGGCCCGCGCCGACACCCTCCGCTCCGGCATGCTCCTGATGGCCGACTTCACCACCCCCCACCGCAACGCCGTCTCCGCCATCGACTCGGCCAACGCGCTCGGCCTCCAAATCGCCATCGCCAAGCCCTCCCCGCCGCAGTAG
- a CDS encoding response regulator yields the protein MSPRTVMIVEDERDANDLMAELVRARNDRPVQVFDGASVLDAVDEHDPDLILLDVMLPDVDGYEICARLKRRRATNLIPIIMVTALQTENNRVRGVRVGANEYLTKPFTPDQLFEVMDRAHAWREQHKTLGTAGEIHFDIRSETDYLTELNDMLTDLYEHTPLTERQIKDLKQAVMEMGSNAIEWGHRKDAELMLRITYRIEPDHVTLIILDQGPGFDPGHVPHAAQVDDPIAHLDVRNELGIREGGFGIMLARGLVDEFRYNDKGNEVTLVKRFESTGAVGLPEGD from the coding sequence ATGTCGCCGCGCACCGTAATGATTGTTGAAGACGAACGCGACGCCAACGACTTGATGGCCGAGCTCGTCCGCGCCCGCAATGATCGGCCTGTCCAGGTCTTCGACGGGGCATCGGTGCTCGACGCCGTCGACGAGCACGACCCGGACCTGATCTTGCTTGATGTCATGCTGCCCGACGTCGACGGCTATGAGATTTGTGCCCGGCTGAAACGCCGACGGGCGACGAACCTGATCCCGATTATCATGGTCACGGCGCTTCAGACCGAGAACAACCGCGTGCGAGGCGTTCGGGTCGGAGCGAACGAGTACCTGACAAAGCCGTTTACCCCCGATCAGTTGTTCGAGGTGATGGACCGCGCCCACGCCTGGCGAGAGCAGCACAAGACCCTCGGCACCGCCGGCGAGATTCATTTCGATATCCGGAGCGAAACGGATTATCTCACCGAGCTGAACGACATGCTCACCGACCTGTACGAGCATACTCCCCTGACCGAGCGGCAGATCAAGGACCTGAAACAGGCCGTCATGGAAATGGGCTCCAACGCGATCGAGTGGGGCCACCGCAAGGACGCCGAGCTGATGCTCCGGATCACCTACCGGATCGAGCCCGATCACGTCACCCTGATCATCCTCGACCAGGGCCCCGGCTTCGACCCCGGCCACGTCCCCCACGCCGCCCAGGTCGACGACCCGATCGCCCACCTCGACGTCCGCAACGAGCTGGGCATCCGCGAAGGGGGATTCGGCATCATGCTCGCCCGCGGCCTCGTCGACGAGTTCCGCTACAACGACAAGGGGAACGAAGTGACCCTGGTCAAGCGCTTCGAATCGACCGGCGCGGTGGGCCTCCCCGAAGGAGACTGA
- a CDS encoding PH domain-containing protein, with translation MSTTFQPGLQTEQTIYQAHPAMFRNSPIGFLICIVLIPFLGLGLLLLFVWWLNTLGTTLTVTDRRTILRKGLLSKYTNEVFHEDVRNVQVGQTFFQRIFRVGFIGISSAGQAGIEIGVNGIPSPNRVKEILDQARHNHKRSVSQSSSARSTPDTHQSATNSAVTKAMPSATPATPPPIPLDGQIENAESAYIVKLREHGQGLIDFLAYVASFVWVSRLPDWAQPIVWGLLVSVPLIVLLAISFKAIG, from the coding sequence ATGAGTACAACTTTTCAGCCTGGGCTGCAAACAGAGCAGACTATTTACCAGGCCCATCCGGCCATGTTTCGCAACAGTCCCATTGGTTTCCTGATTTGTATCGTACTGATTCCCTTTCTGGGTCTGGGTTTGCTTCTGCTTTTCGTGTGGTGGTTGAATACTCTGGGAACCACTCTCACGGTTACAGACCGTCGAACCATACTCAGAAAAGGGTTGCTTTCGAAATACACAAATGAAGTTTTTCATGAGGATGTGAGAAATGTTCAGGTCGGACAGACTTTCTTTCAGCGCATCTTCCGAGTCGGTTTCATAGGAATATCAAGTGCAGGACAAGCAGGAATTGAAATAGGGGTAAACGGAATTCCCTCGCCGAATCGAGTCAAGGAAATCCTTGATCAAGCGCGTCACAATCACAAGAGATCAGTCTCGCAGTCCTCTTCGGCCCGCTCGACTCCAGACACTCATCAATCGGCCACGAACTCCGCAGTAACGAAGGCCATGCCCTCTGCCACACCAGCTACACCTCCTCCGATCCCATTGGATGGCCAGATTGAGAATGCGGAATCAGCTTATATTGTTAAGCTCAGAGAACATGGACAAGGATTAATCGACTTTCTTGCATACGTCGCTTCGTTTGTCTGGGTCAGTCGTCTACCTGATTGGGCCCAGCCTATTGTCTGGGGACTCTTGGTTTCCGTTCCGTTAATTGTCCTATTGGCAATTTCGTTTAAAGCGATTGGTTAG
- a CDS encoding type II toxin-antitoxin system RelE/ParE family toxin codes for MSLPVLLSPAADREFVEAAAWYEQQAGRGEVFIECVQEVLDRIGQQPELHAVVYRDLRRARVQRFPYSVFYRVLPDRVEVIAVFHGKRNPQIWQSRA; via the coding sequence ATGAGCCTCCCGGTCTTGCTCAGTCCGGCCGCGGACCGGGAGTTCGTGGAGGCGGCGGCCTGGTACGAGCAGCAGGCGGGGCGCGGGGAGGTGTTCATCGAGTGCGTCCAGGAGGTGCTGGACCGCATCGGCCAGCAGCCGGAACTTCATGCGGTGGTCTACCGAGACCTCCGACGGGCGCGGGTCCAACGGTTCCCGTACAGCGTGTTTTACCGTGTCCTGCCCGACCGGGTCGAAGTGATCGCCGTGTTCCACGGCAAGCGGAACCCGCAGATCTGGCAATCGCGAGCCTGA
- a CDS encoding alkyl hydroperoxide reductase gives MRNLVAIMGLLGIGSVGASGLVTAAEPEAGQLGGIPSLAVILADLDGALHDLGQNDEERVRAFVFLSTECPISNGSIRTLNALGETLKDSAVGVDLFGVVFDPYVTRAEIARHFREFEAAFPILVDASGLLFEALRPTHVPEAFVLDSDGRLVYRGAIDNAWEALGRRRIQAEQAYLAEAIEAASRGWAVSIAETEPVGCLIELPPEDEASSRVTYTRDIAPILQARCLNCHREGQAAPFALATYEQAARRARQIVQVTQDRIMPPWIPGSGHERFVGDRRLTDRELDLLVDWAEGGRARGDEADLPPVPSFAEGWLLGQPDLIVRMPEPFTVPADGPDLFQNFVIPLDLDEDRLVAAIEFHPGNPRVAHHAVLFLDESGIARALDRASSGPGYPNFGGPGFFPSGALGGWSVGNTPRTLPNGMGRYLKRGSDLVVQMHYHPTGKEETDQSEIGLFFVPKPASEALKEPAKLVGSIWLADYEIDLPAGANHVERSASYTLPRDVILVGVVPHMHLLGKAMTVTAILPDGQETTLIDIEHWNYNWQDEYYYERPFTLPAGTRLEVRAAFDNSAENPSNPSRPPRRVTWGDGTNDEMLFCFFLIAAERTEDVIHVILDNLGHDARQPRLAPEPRP, from the coding sequence ATGCGGAACCTCGTGGCGATCATGGGTCTGTTGGGGATCGGGAGTGTCGGCGCGTCGGGCCTTGTGACGGCGGCCGAGCCGGAGGCGGGGCAGCTCGGCGGGATTCCGTCACTGGCGGTGATCCTGGCGGATCTGGACGGGGCACTCCATGACCTGGGGCAGAACGATGAAGAGAGGGTCCGGGCGTTCGTCTTCCTGTCGACCGAGTGTCCCATCTCGAACGGTTCGATCAGGACGCTCAATGCGCTGGGCGAGACGCTGAAGGACTCGGCCGTCGGGGTCGATCTGTTCGGGGTCGTCTTCGATCCGTACGTGACCCGGGCCGAGATCGCTCGGCATTTCCGGGAGTTCGAGGCGGCGTTTCCGATCCTCGTGGATGCGTCGGGGTTGCTGTTCGAGGCGTTGAGGCCCACGCACGTTCCCGAGGCCTTCGTGCTGGATTCCGACGGTCGGCTGGTCTATCGAGGGGCGATCGACAACGCCTGGGAAGCCCTCGGGCGGCGTCGCATCCAGGCCGAGCAGGCCTATCTGGCCGAGGCGATCGAGGCGGCGAGCCGGGGGTGGGCCGTTTCGATCGCCGAGACCGAGCCGGTCGGCTGCCTGATTGAACTGCCGCCGGAGGACGAAGCATCGAGCCGAGTGACCTACACCCGAGACATCGCGCCGATCCTCCAGGCACGCTGCCTGAACTGCCACCGCGAAGGGCAGGCGGCCCCGTTCGCGCTGGCCACGTATGAGCAGGCCGCCCGGAGGGCCCGTCAGATCGTCCAAGTGACGCAGGACCGGATCATGCCCCCCTGGATTCCCGGTTCGGGTCATGAGCGGTTCGTCGGCGATCGCCGGCTGACGGATCGTGAGCTGGACTTGCTGGTCGACTGGGCCGAAGGGGGCCGGGCCAGGGGAGATGAGGCCGACTTGCCCCCCGTGCCGTCGTTCGCCGAAGGCTGGCTCCTCGGTCAACCCGATCTGATCGTCCGGATGCCCGAGCCGTTCACGGTCCCGGCCGATGGCCCCGACCTGTTTCAGAACTTCGTGATCCCCCTGGATCTCGACGAGGACAGGCTCGTGGCGGCCATCGAGTTCCATCCCGGCAACCCCCGAGTGGCCCACCACGCGGTTCTGTTCCTGGATGAAAGCGGCATCGCCCGCGCACTGGACCGGGCCAGCTCGGGGCCGGGGTATCCGAATTTCGGCGGGCCGGGATTTTTCCCGTCGGGAGCACTCGGGGGATGGTCCGTCGGCAACACGCCTCGGACGCTCCCCAATGGCATGGGGCGCTACCTCAAGCGAGGCTCCGATCTGGTCGTGCAAATGCACTACCACCCCACAGGCAAGGAGGAGACGGACCAGTCGGAAATCGGCCTGTTCTTCGTCCCGAAACCGGCTAGCGAGGCGCTCAAGGAGCCGGCAAAGCTCGTCGGAAGCATCTGGCTCGCCGATTATGAGATCGACCTCCCCGCCGGCGCGAACCACGTCGAGCGATCGGCGTCGTACACCCTGCCCCGAGACGTGATCCTGGTCGGTGTCGTGCCTCATATGCACCTGCTCGGCAAGGCCATGACCGTGACCGCGATCTTGCCCGATGGTCAGGAAACAACGCTGATCGACATCGAACACTGGAACTACAACTGGCAAGACGAGTACTATTACGAGCGCCCCTTTACCTTACCCGCCGGAACGCGTCTGGAAGTCCGGGCCGCCTTCGACAATTCGGCCGAGAACCCCTCGAACCCGAGCCGTCCTCCCCGGCGCGTCACCTGGGGAGATGGCACAAATGACGAAATGTTGTTCTGCTTCTTCCTGATCGCCGCCGAGCGGACGGAGGACGTGATTCACGTGATTCTCGACAACCTCGGGCACGACGCCCGACAACCGCGTCTCGCGCCGGAGCCCAGACCGTGA